A single region of the Psychrobacter alimentarius genome encodes:
- a CDS encoding DMT family transporter has translation MSTLVFVAVIGAAVLHAAWNALVKSGSDKQVSMGAVVLGHMPIALLVLFFVPMPAFESMPYLAAGILLHFGYQLFLLKSYETGDLTQVYPIARGSAPLIVALFSVTMLGVHLDLIQTLAILIIGGGIISLALVRQADGQKNNQAALLALTTGLFIASYSLIDGLGARISGTSLGFFSCLAIGNGFLMGIYLSLSAQTALKTIATKGRSVFLFGGSASFIAYAIVTWAFTQAPIALVTALRETSIVFALLIGVFFLKERLNLVKVLSTFTTLVGAVLLRFAK, from the coding sequence ATGAGTACATTGGTGTTTGTTGCCGTGATTGGCGCAGCTGTGTTGCACGCTGCTTGGAACGCTTTAGTCAAAAGTGGCTCTGATAAACAAGTGAGTATGGGCGCCGTTGTTCTGGGTCATATGCCCATTGCATTGTTAGTTCTATTCTTTGTCCCAATGCCAGCTTTCGAAAGTATGCCATATCTAGCAGCGGGTATCTTGCTTCATTTCGGCTATCAGTTGTTTCTGCTAAAGTCTTATGAAACCGGGGATTTAACCCAAGTCTATCCCATTGCCCGTGGGTCAGCACCGTTGATTGTCGCCCTATTTTCTGTGACCATGTTAGGTGTTCACCTCGATCTCATACAGACACTGGCTATTCTCATTATAGGTGGCGGTATTATCAGTCTGGCTTTGGTCAGACAAGCAGATGGACAAAAAAACAATCAGGCCGCGCTACTTGCATTAACAACAGGCTTGTTCATTGCCAGTTATTCTTTGATTGATGGTTTAGGCGCTCGCATCTCAGGCACGTCGTTAGGATTTTTTAGCTGTCTGGCGATTGGTAATGGCTTTCTGATGGGTATTTACTTATCGCTCAGCGCACAAACGGCTCTAAAAACCATAGCAACAAAAGGCCGCAGTGTATTCCTATTCGGCGGTAGCGCGTCTTTTATCGCTTATGCCATTGTCACATGGGCGTTTACCCAAGCCCCTATCGCACTAGTCACAGCTTTACGAGAAACCAGCATCGTTTTTGCTTTATTAATCGGTGTTTTCTTCCTCAAAGAGCGGCTTAATCTGGTAAAAGTACTTTCAACCTTCACAACCTTAGTAGGTGCTGTGTTGCTACGTTTTGCCAAATAG
- a CDS encoding phosphoglycolate phosphatase, with the protein MTIDNKKLLIFDFDGTLIDSVPDLADATNAMLTTLGKDTYPIDTIRNWIGNGSRLLVERALVGKVDVAEGDLTVEEADHAEQLFFEAYTKIGGSKTIAYPDVDSGLKKLHAAGYTLALVTNKPIRFVPKILQTFGWQDLFSEVMGGDSLPTKKPDSAPLLHVCTQLGIIPDQAIMIGDSKNDILAGQNANMDTLGLSYGYNYGQDIRELNPTAAFDHFADLVEWIMQTNA; encoded by the coding sequence ATGACAATAGACAATAAAAAACTTTTGATTTTTGACTTTGATGGCACCTTGATCGATAGTGTACCCGATTTGGCCGATGCGACCAACGCGATGTTGACCACACTTGGCAAAGATACCTACCCTATCGACACGATACGCAATTGGATAGGGAACGGCTCGCGTCTACTCGTTGAACGCGCTTTGGTTGGCAAAGTAGACGTGGCAGAAGGCGATCTAACGGTCGAGGAAGCCGATCATGCCGAGCAACTATTTTTTGAGGCGTATACTAAGATTGGTGGTAGCAAAACCATCGCCTATCCTGATGTCGATAGCGGCCTAAAAAAACTGCATGCCGCGGGTTACACGCTTGCTTTGGTAACCAATAAGCCCATTCGTTTTGTCCCAAAAATACTGCAGACCTTTGGCTGGCAAGACCTGTTTAGTGAAGTGATGGGCGGTGATAGTCTGCCTACCAAAAAACCAGATTCAGCGCCTCTATTGCACGTCTGTACTCAACTGGGGATTATTCCTGACCAAGCGATTATGATTGGCGATTCTAAAAACGACATCTTGGCGGGTCAAAACGCCAATATGGACACGCTTGGTCTGTCTTATGGTTATAATTATGGGCAAGATATCCGCGAGTTAAACCCGACCGCAGCGTTTGATCATTTTGCCGATTTGGTTGAGTGGATTATGCAAACTAACGCTTAA
- a CDS encoding YifB family Mg chelatase-like AAA ATPase produces the protein MSFAQVYTRSVVGLHAPKVIIEVHLSQGLPALTIVGLPEAAVRESKDRVRSAILNSGFQFPNRRLTINLAPADLPKDGARLDLPIAIGILAASGQLAPDVLSGFEFIGELALNGELRQVTGSLAVARAIKAEGLALKMSQQAVEDKEKALSAALPTLQATPHLIVPSHNGAEASRVDGITILAAPSLKDVCDHLRSLSGVTDLDKQLQVVQPSPAPQQVGYQVDLADVKGQHHARRALEIAAAGGHSLLFTGPPGSGKTLMASRLPTILPDLSPEDALEVASTYSVADSNYDYGTRPFRQVHHTISAVALVGGGSRPKPGEITLANKGVLFLDELPEFDRTVLEVLRQPLEAKQITISRANSQMTFPANFQLVAAMNPCPCGYDGDTSGRCRCRPEQIRRYQDKLSGPLLDRIDLHITVPALPIADLQNSQAGETSKQVRARVATAYEYQLKRQQKVNNELSPSEIDQYIQLGESEQQLLQLAQQRLNLSARGYHRVLRVARTIADLAASIDITSAHVSEALSYRGK, from the coding sequence ATGTCGTTTGCTCAAGTTTATACCCGTTCAGTCGTCGGTTTGCATGCACCCAAAGTCATCATTGAGGTACATTTATCACAAGGCTTGCCAGCCCTGACCATCGTTGGCCTGCCTGAAGCGGCGGTACGAGAAAGTAAAGATCGCGTGCGTTCTGCGATTCTTAATTCTGGTTTTCAGTTTCCCAATCGGCGTCTAACGATCAATCTGGCACCCGCTGACTTGCCTAAAGATGGTGCTCGTTTGGATTTGCCCATTGCGATAGGTATATTGGCGGCAAGCGGACAGTTAGCACCAGACGTGCTATCAGGGTTTGAGTTTATCGGTGAGTTGGCACTCAATGGCGAGTTGAGACAAGTGACGGGTAGCCTAGCAGTTGCACGTGCGATCAAAGCGGAAGGATTGGCGCTCAAGATGTCGCAACAAGCAGTCGAAGACAAAGAAAAAGCGCTGAGCGCGGCACTACCTACATTGCAAGCGACCCCGCACCTCATTGTACCGAGCCACAATGGTGCTGAGGCTAGTCGAGTCGACGGCATAACCATACTTGCTGCGCCCAGCTTAAAAGACGTTTGTGACCATTTACGGTCTTTGTCAGGTGTTACCGATTTGGATAAGCAATTGCAGGTGGTGCAGCCAAGTCCCGCGCCGCAGCAAGTCGGCTATCAAGTAGATTTAGCCGATGTGAAAGGACAGCATCATGCGAGGCGTGCGCTAGAGATTGCAGCAGCAGGCGGGCATTCATTACTCTTCACGGGGCCGCCCGGTTCAGGCAAAACATTAATGGCTTCACGACTACCGACCATCTTGCCAGATTTGAGTCCTGAGGATGCGTTAGAAGTTGCCAGCACATATTCGGTTGCCGATAGTAATTATGATTATGGCACGCGACCTTTTAGACAAGTGCATCACACCATATCAGCAGTGGCATTGGTTGGTGGTGGTTCACGTCCCAAACCTGGCGAGATTACACTCGCCAACAAAGGCGTTTTGTTCCTCGATGAATTGCCAGAATTTGATCGTACGGTATTAGAAGTATTGCGCCAACCGTTAGAAGCCAAGCAAATCACTATTAGTCGTGCTAACTCACAAATGACGTTTCCAGCCAATTTTCAATTGGTAGCGGCGATGAATCCGTGCCCGTGTGGTTACGATGGTGATACCTCAGGGCGCTGTCGTTGTCGGCCAGAACAGATCAGGCGCTATCAAGATAAGTTGTCAGGTCCGCTACTGGACCGCATTGATTTGCATATCACGGTGCCAGCGCTACCGATTGCAGATTTGCAAAATTCTCAAGCAGGAGAGACTTCCAAGCAGGTGCGTGCTCGGGTCGCGACGGCTTATGAGTATCAATTGAAGCGGCAGCAGAAAGTGAATAATGAGCTTAGCCCTAGTGAGATTGATCAATACATCCAGTTAGGAGAGAGTGAACAGCAATTATTACAACTCGCACAGCAGCGCCTAAACTTGTCCGCGCGCGGCTATCATCGTGTACTACGAGTGGCAAGGACGATTGCCGATCTTGCAGCAAGTATTGATATTACCAGCGCGCATGTGTCAGAAGCACTCAGCTATCGTGGTAAATAA
- a CDS encoding penicillin acylase family protein: MSIQVLNRRVPRLAFITVAVSIGLSGCFGDDDDNNSTPPQQTYSADIQRTEFGIPHITASDYKGLGYGVGYAFAEDNICSLAREIVVAKGQSMLYLGDQGNVASDVFYTWYNSPERRATFLAAQDKQVVDAVTGYAAGYSRYLRDKGVDNIDPDCAGADWVREITIDDLLALYGKANLRGGLSNFVGPIVAAAPPNQDAVMSSSRMRTVGPEPDVEFDMSTINVMNGGSNAYAFGSEVTGTDSGVLYGNPHEPWEGVQRFYEFHLTMPGELDVMGVAQQGQPFPNIGFNKDVAWSHTVSTAKRFTLYQLSLVNGNPMKYNYKNSEGVFEQRDIEQVPVTIPLPNNQTLVRPIYLSQYGPMLAANLLNSQLPTWGANNLAFTIRDAASENPRALNQWRSMNQAKSVEDLVDRMQDTLGLGFVNTIATDRYGKALYADISTVPHVTKQQLEACSANAGPFLGALIASDLPALNGSTADCEWGNDADSPQAGIFGRSNLPFLIRDDYVANSNDSYWLSNPKQPLTGFSPLLRRHLVPFLGPNPVNGVPLLMRTRMGLTQIADRLSNKDNLGGNTFNLDNMQDVVYGNRSYVAELVLDDVLADCRANPALPLSSGGTIDATQGCSVLGNWDRRNNLDSKGAHVFREFWRKVKFDETTDNAFSVKFDVNDPVNTPRGLIIDDNTRKALGDAIAFFNTKNIALDASLADLQYVIDAGNNNSKIAMHGGLGREGVFNVAQGPGLNDDGTYKPINTGPTYMQTVTFDSQGPIVEALLAYSQSADSTRPYHRDQTKRYSTKDWIRLPFSKAEINNKAVGNPLQLRE; encoded by the coding sequence ATGAGCATTCAAGTGCTTAATCGGCGCGTGCCTAGACTCGCGTTTATTACAGTGGCGGTCTCAATAGGACTGTCTGGTTGTTTTGGAGATGACGACGATAACAACTCGACTCCTCCTCAACAAACTTACTCAGCAGATATACAGCGGACTGAATTTGGTATACCCCATATTACGGCCAGTGATTACAAAGGACTGGGCTATGGCGTAGGTTATGCCTTTGCCGAAGACAATATCTGTTCGCTCGCACGTGAAATCGTCGTTGCCAAAGGTCAAAGCATGTTGTATCTGGGCGATCAAGGCAACGTGGCAAGCGATGTTTTTTATACTTGGTATAACTCTCCCGAAAGACGTGCGACCTTCTTGGCCGCACAAGACAAACAAGTAGTCGACGCCGTCACAGGTTATGCAGCCGGTTATAGCCGATACCTACGTGACAAAGGGGTTGATAATATTGATCCTGATTGCGCAGGGGCTGACTGGGTACGTGAAATCACCATTGACGACTTACTAGCACTCTATGGCAAAGCCAACCTACGCGGCGGCTTATCTAACTTTGTCGGTCCAATCGTCGCAGCAGCGCCTCCCAATCAAGATGCCGTCATGAGCAGCAGTCGAATGCGTACCGTTGGCCCAGAGCCAGACGTTGAGTTCGATATGTCTACAATTAATGTGATGAATGGCGGTAGTAACGCTTATGCGTTTGGTAGTGAAGTCACAGGCACTGACAGCGGTGTGCTATATGGCAACCCTCATGAACCATGGGAGGGCGTGCAGCGTTTTTATGAGTTTCATTTAACCATGCCAGGCGAGCTTGATGTCATGGGTGTTGCACAACAAGGACAGCCCTTCCCCAATATTGGCTTTAATAAAGACGTGGCATGGAGCCATACTGTTTCTACCGCCAAGCGGTTTACCCTTTACCAGCTTAGTTTGGTCAATGGGAATCCAATGAAATACAATTATAAAAACAGTGAGGGTGTCTTTGAGCAGCGCGATATCGAACAAGTGCCTGTCACCATCCCGCTGCCAAACAATCAGACATTGGTTCGTCCTATCTATCTGTCGCAGTATGGGCCGATGCTTGCCGCCAATTTACTTAATAGCCAACTGCCCACATGGGGCGCCAATAATCTGGCCTTCACCATTCGTGATGCCGCATCTGAAAACCCACGCGCACTCAATCAATGGCGCAGTATGAACCAAGCAAAAAGTGTGGAGGATTTGGTCGATAGAATGCAGGATACGCTTGGCCTTGGGTTTGTCAATACCATTGCTACTGACCGCTATGGCAAAGCCTTGTATGCAGATATCTCAACCGTACCGCACGTCACAAAGCAACAGCTAGAGGCATGCAGCGCCAATGCGGGTCCATTCCTTGGCGCATTGATTGCTTCAGACTTGCCAGCGCTCAATGGTAGTACCGCTGACTGTGAATGGGGCAATGATGCCGACTCACCGCAAGCTGGTATTTTTGGCCGTTCAAACTTGCCTTTCTTGATACGCGATGATTATGTGGCCAACTCAAATGATAGCTACTGGCTAAGCAACCCTAAGCAGCCATTGACTGGCTTCTCACCTTTGTTGCGTCGTCATCTAGTACCTTTCTTAGGGCCAAATCCTGTCAATGGGGTACCTTTATTGATGCGTACTCGCATGGGATTAACTCAGATAGCTGACCGCTTAAGTAATAAAGACAACCTTGGTGGCAATACCTTTAACCTAGATAATATGCAAGACGTCGTCTATGGCAACCGTAGCTATGTCGCCGAGTTGGTGCTCGATGATGTATTGGCAGACTGCCGAGCCAACCCAGCGTTGCCATTGAGCAGTGGTGGTACAATTGACGCCACTCAAGGGTGTTCTGTCCTTGGCAACTGGGACCGCCGTAACAATCTTGATAGTAAAGGCGCTCATGTGTTCAGAGAGTTTTGGCGCAAGGTCAAATTCGATGAAACCACTGACAATGCCTTTAGCGTAAAATTCGACGTTAATGATCCTGTGAATACGCCGCGTGGTCTTATTATTGATGACAATACACGTAAGGCGCTCGGCGATGCGATTGCTTTCTTCAACACTAAAAACATCGCTCTTGATGCGTCTTTGGCAGATTTGCAATACGTCATTGATGCGGGCAATAACAATTCAAAAATTGCGATGCACGGCGGACTTGGACGTGAAGGCGTGTTCAACGTGGCTCAAGGTCCAGGTCTCAATGATGATGGTACTTACAAACCTATCAATACAGGGCCAACCTATATGCAGACCGTGACCTTTGATAGTCAAGGCCCTATTGTAGAAGCCCTACTGGCTTACTCACAATCAGCAGATAGCACGCGACCCTATCATCGCGATCAAACAAAGCGCTACTCAACCAAAGACTGGATTCGCCTGCCTTTTAGCAAGGCTGAAATCAACAATAAAGCCGTTGGTAACCCGCTTCAATTAAGAGAATAG
- the hemN gene encoding oxygen-independent coproporphyrinogen III oxidase, protein MESPYASTRGSITTKQLPPFDETIINKYNRSGPRYTSYPTALEFTPIPDGLETKILQNRETRAPLSLYFHIPFCRHLCYYCACNKIITKKNSDSGDYLQYLIAEIKHKRRLLSTSEDGRKPLVKQLHLGGGTPTFLRDEEITQLWTFLQTQFEFLPEEEGDYSIEIDPRELSDDTLKVLRNLGFNRISLGVQDLDEAVQIAVNRVHSAELIENVLNEARELGFHSINVDLIYGLPHQTPETLDSTVRRIIEMSPDRLSVFNYAHLPERFKAQRQIKDTDLSDPAAKLAMLGNTINTLTEAGYQYIGIDHFAKPDDELSVAQREGKLHRNFQGYTIMGDCDLLGFGVSSISQIANANTRYILQNDTDLDAYQTNIDAAKNNPMVMPAVKYIKTSIKDRLREYVIMNLLCHDYIDFKDVNQKFGIDAITYFINEIQQLGEMQSDRLIDMDAAGIRVLPRGRLLGRNVAMVFDEYLDKTHKKRFSKVI, encoded by the coding sequence ATGGAAAGCCCTTATGCCAGTACACGTGGCAGTATCACAACTAAGCAACTGCCCCCCTTCGATGAAACGATTATCAATAAATACAACCGTTCAGGGCCGCGCTATACGTCTTATCCAACCGCTCTAGAGTTCACCCCTATTCCCGATGGACTTGAGACCAAAATACTTCAAAATCGCGAAACGCGTGCGCCCTTGTCCTTATATTTTCACATTCCGTTTTGTCGTCATCTTTGCTACTACTGCGCCTGCAATAAAATCATCACCAAAAAAAATAGTGACTCAGGTGATTACTTGCAGTATTTGATCGCTGAAATCAAACATAAGCGTCGTTTATTATCTACGTCTGAGGATGGCCGCAAGCCTTTGGTAAAGCAGCTGCATTTGGGCGGTGGTACACCCACGTTTTTACGGGATGAAGAAATAACTCAACTTTGGACATTTTTACAGACCCAGTTTGAATTTTTGCCTGAAGAGGAAGGTGATTACTCCATTGAGATTGACCCGCGTGAGCTGAGTGATGACACGCTAAAGGTACTACGCAATCTTGGTTTTAATCGGATCAGCTTGGGGGTACAAGATTTAGATGAGGCGGTTCAAATTGCGGTCAATCGGGTACATTCTGCGGAATTAATTGAAAATGTTTTAAATGAGGCACGCGAATTGGGTTTTCACTCCATCAATGTCGATCTCATTTATGGTCTGCCGCATCAGACACCAGAAACGCTAGACAGTACAGTGCGCCGCATCATTGAGATGTCACCCGATCGTTTGTCCGTGTTTAATTACGCGCATTTGCCTGAGCGCTTTAAAGCACAGCGCCAAATTAAAGACACAGATTTGTCAGACCCAGCGGCCAAACTTGCGATGCTTGGCAATACCATCAATACCCTGACAGAAGCTGGTTATCAGTACATTGGAATCGACCATTTTGCCAAGCCTGATGATGAGCTGTCAGTGGCTCAGCGCGAAGGCAAGTTACATCGTAATTTTCAGGGTTATACCATCATGGGCGACTGTGACTTACTCGGTTTTGGCGTGTCCTCTATCAGCCAGATTGCCAATGCCAATACTCGCTATATTCTACAAAACGATACCGACTTGGACGCTTATCAGACCAACATTGATGCCGCAAAAAACAACCCTATGGTCATGCCTGCGGTCAAATACATCAAAACCTCAATTAAAGATCGCTTGCGTGAATACGTCATTATGAACTTGCTGTGTCACGACTATATAGACTTCAAAGATGTGAATCAAAAGTTCGGTATCGATGCGATTACCTATTTTATTAATGAGATTCAACAATTGGGTGAGATGCAGTCAGATCGCCTCATTGATATGGATGCCGCAGGTATTCGTGTCTTACCCAGAGGTCGCCTACTTGGTCGCAACGTCGCCATGGTATTTGATGAATATCTTGATAAAACACACAAAAAACGTTTTTCGAAAGTCATTTAG
- a CDS encoding SPFH domain-containing protein: MESFSIVMIVLVALVVFTIFKGVRIVPQGYKWVVQRLGKYSQTLEPGLNLIIPFVDDVAYKVTTKDIVLDIPSQEVITRDNVVIIANAVAYINIVRPDKAVYGIEDYEYGIRNLVQTSLRSIIGEMDLDNALSSRDEIKAKLKHAISEDISDWGITLKTVEIQDINPSDTMQTAMEEQAAAERQRRAIVTRADGQKQAAILEADGRLEASRRDAEAQVVLAKGSEESIRLITNAMGDEEMPIVYLLGEQYIKAIRELAESDNAKMVVLPADILSTVKGMVGDKLKV; encoded by the coding sequence ATGGAAAGCTTTAGTATTGTCATGATCGTACTGGTTGCGCTGGTTGTGTTCACTATTTTTAAAGGGGTTCGAATCGTACCGCAAGGGTATAAATGGGTGGTACAGCGCTTGGGTAAATATAGCCAAACGTTAGAACCAGGGCTAAACCTGATTATTCCTTTTGTTGATGATGTGGCGTATAAAGTCACGACCAAAGACATCGTATTAGATATCCCGTCACAAGAAGTGATCACTCGAGACAACGTTGTGATTATCGCCAATGCGGTTGCCTATATTAATATTGTCCGTCCCGATAAAGCGGTCTATGGTATTGAAGATTATGAATACGGTATTCGTAATTTAGTACAAACCTCATTACGTTCAATCATCGGTGAAATGGATCTAGATAATGCCTTGTCTAGCCGAGATGAAATCAAGGCCAAGCTCAAACATGCCATCTCAGAAGACATCTCTGATTGGGGTATTACCCTAAAAACTGTAGAAATTCAGGACATCAACCCTTCTGATACTATGCAAACGGCGATGGAAGAGCAGGCAGCAGCAGAGCGCCAACGCCGTGCGATAGTGACTCGTGCCGATGGTCAAAAGCAAGCAGCTATCTTAGAAGCGGACGGCCGTCTAGAAGCCTCGCGCCGTGATGCAGAAGCGCAAGTGGTGCTTGCCAAAGGGTCTGAAGAGTCGATTCGCCTTATTACCAATGCGATGGGTGACGAAGAGATGCCGATTGTCTACTTATTGGGTGAGCAGTATATTAAAGCGATTCGTGAGTTGGCAGAATCTGACAATGCAAAAATGGTGGTGTTACCTGCCGATATTTTGAGTACGGTAAAAGGTATGGTCGGCGATAAGTTAAAAGTATAA
- a CDS encoding NfeD family protein, translated as METLWMIEPWHWLVLGFILLIIEMFVPTFASLWFGAAAIIVAALTWLLPISISVQIMVWLVLSAVFLVVWFKFVKPLSVDRTKAGLGGSVIVGETGMIVVQPLPDRAGVVRFSVPIVGAAEWMCRTTGETIAVGERVVVTDIVGNELVVSSMKSQAVINKNMHVQ; from the coding sequence ATGGAAACTCTATGGATGATTGAACCGTGGCATTGGCTGGTACTGGGTTTTATATTGCTGATTATTGAGATGTTTGTGCCAACGTTTGCAAGCCTTTGGTTTGGGGCCGCTGCTATTATTGTGGCGGCGCTGACTTGGTTACTCCCTATTTCTATTTCTGTTCAAATCATGGTTTGGTTAGTACTGTCTGCTGTCTTTTTGGTGGTTTGGTTTAAGTTTGTGAAGCCGTTGTCAGTAGATCGCACCAAAGCCGGATTGGGTGGCAGTGTCATCGTTGGTGAAACAGGTATGATTGTCGTACAACCCCTACCTGATAGAGCAGGTGTCGTACGTTTTAGCGTACCGATTGTCGGCGCGGCGGAATGGATGTGCCGTACCACAGGAGAGACGATAGCAGTTGGTGAGCGGGTTGTGGTCACGGATATTGTGGGTAACGAGCTGGTTGTGAGTAGTATGAAATCGCAAGCTGTCATCAATAAAAACATGCACGTACAATAA
- a CDS encoding porin family protein, whose product MKSLQKALLAVIAGSVMTMSAQAAVNYADQPYVGIKAGKFMVDDSDLDDPTAYGVYAGYNFDSNFGAEIEYVGSNDVDVDTGLSGVNADYNLKTYGAYGTYRYQFPNTALYAKGKLGFAKAEIDVSVDNVLGYSASSSESDSGVAGGIGLGYNFNPNVSVEAEYDYVAEDVTLLTIGAQYKF is encoded by the coding sequence ATGAAAAGTCTACAAAAAGCTTTACTTGCAGTAATCGCCGGCTCAGTAATGACGATGAGCGCACAAGCAGCAGTAAATTATGCTGATCAGCCTTACGTAGGTATCAAAGCTGGTAAGTTTATGGTAGATGATAGTGATCTAGACGATCCTACTGCTTATGGTGTTTATGCTGGTTATAACTTCGATTCTAACTTTGGTGCTGAAATTGAATATGTAGGTTCTAATGACGTTGATGTTGATACAGGTCTTAGTGGTGTCAATGCTGACTATAATCTAAAAACTTATGGTGCTTACGGTACTTACCGTTATCAGTTCCCTAATACTGCTCTATACGCTAAAGGTAAATTAGGTTTTGCTAAAGCTGAGATCGATGTTTCTGTAGATAACGTTTTAGGATACTCTGCGAGTTCGAGCGAGAGTGATAGTGGTGTTGCTGGTGGTATCGGTTTGGGTTATAACTTTAATCCTAATGTGAGTGTTGAAGCAGAATATGACTATGTTGCTGAAGACGTGACTCTATTGACTATTGGTGCACAATACAAATTCTAA
- a CDS encoding porin family protein — MKTLQKTLLAVAAGSLLSMGAQAAVSYGNGYTGQPYVGAKVGQFDLDVDGADDPTAYGIYGGYNFDPNFGIEAEYVGSDDADYRGGDIDAKTYGAYGTYRYAFPNTGLYAKGKLGVARTEVESNYNVGPLNVSQSDKDTNLAGGVGLGYSVNPDFSVEAEYDMLGSDADLMTVGAQLKF, encoded by the coding sequence ATGAAAACTCTACAAAAAACACTACTTGCAGTAGCAGCCGGTTCTTTACTAAGCATGGGTGCTCAAGCAGCTGTCTCTTATGGCAATGGCTATACTGGTCAACCATACGTTGGTGCAAAAGTAGGTCAGTTCGATCTAGACGTTGATGGCGCCGATGATCCGACTGCTTATGGTATCTATGGTGGTTACAACTTTGATCCTAACTTCGGTATTGAAGCTGAGTATGTTGGTTCAGACGACGCTGACTACAGAGGCGGCGACATCGATGCTAAAACATACGGCGCTTACGGTACTTACCGTTATGCTTTCCCAAACACAGGCCTATATGCCAAAGGTAAATTGGGTGTTGCCAGAACTGAAGTAGAATCTAACTACAACGTTGGTCCACTTAACGTATCACAGTCAGATAAAGATACCAATCTTGCTGGTGGTGTAGGTCTTGGTTATTCAGTGAATCCTGATTTCAGTGTTGAAGCTGAGTATGACATGCTAGGTAGTGACGCAGACCTAATGACGGTTGGCGCTCAACTAAAATTCTAA
- a CDS encoding 8-amino-7-oxononanoate synthase: MLAPIHDRLKAELAHLKEQQQYRQLPNLEHQGRHVISNSKKLLNIASNDYLGLGGDTALQHEFFEYLQQLPATDFPKMSATSSRLLTGNDAQLQLLEEELEQWYEVAAGKKDSASKKAALVINSGYHANIGILPALTALPVKTLILADKLVHASIIDGIRLSQNKACTYRRYRHNDYEHLAMLLAQAEDTVERIIIITESIFSMDGDRADLPALVRLKAQDARIELYVDEAHAVGVLGKQGCGLAEETQTLADIDYVVGTFGKAFASIGAYILCDDTVKSWLVNHMRPLIFSTALPPINHAWTRFILTKMPELQASRQHLAQISVQLGQTISSSHQASSAPQDVSYQSPIVPYILGDNAKTITKAAQLQAAGFYALPIRPPTVPANTARIRLVMNAKITTEDCARLIEYL, translated from the coding sequence ATGCTGGCTCCTATACATGACCGCTTAAAAGCTGAACTTGCTCATTTAAAAGAACAGCAGCAGTACCGTCAACTGCCCAATCTTGAACATCAAGGACGTCATGTCATTAGTAATAGTAAAAAGCTCCTCAATATTGCCAGTAACGACTATTTGGGGCTAGGCGGTGACACCGCACTACAGCATGAGTTTTTTGAATACTTACAACAGCTGCCTGCTACTGACTTTCCCAAAATGAGCGCTACTTCGTCACGTCTTTTGACAGGGAATGATGCGCAGCTACAACTATTAGAAGAAGAGCTGGAGCAATGGTATGAAGTGGCAGCAGGTAAAAAAGACAGCGCCAGCAAAAAGGCAGCGTTGGTCATAAACAGTGGTTATCACGCCAATATTGGTATTTTGCCTGCCTTAACAGCACTGCCTGTCAAAACACTCATTCTGGCAGATAAGCTGGTGCACGCCAGTATCATCGATGGTATTCGCTTGAGTCAAAACAAAGCGTGTACCTATCGGCGCTATCGTCACAATGACTATGAGCATTTGGCAATGCTACTGGCACAAGCTGAAGATACCGTAGAGCGTATTATTATCATCACCGAAAGCATTTTTAGTATGGATGGTGACCGCGCAGATTTGCCAGCCTTAGTACGGTTAAAAGCCCAAGATGCTCGCATTGAGCTCTATGTAGATGAAGCGCACGCTGTCGGTGTGCTGGGCAAGCAAGGATGCGGGCTCGCAGAAGAAACGCAAACGCTTGCTGATATTGACTATGTGGTGGGTACATTTGGTAAAGCCTTTGCTTCGATTGGCGCTTATATCTTATGCGATGACACTGTGAAGTCATGGTTGGTCAATCACATGCGCCCGCTTATCTTTAGTACAGCGTTACCACCGATAAATCATGCATGGACCCGTTTTATTTTGACAAAAATGCCAGAACTGCAAGCAAGCAGACAACATCTGGCTCAGATATCTGTCCAGCTTGGCCAAACCATTAGCTCCTCACATCAAGCCTCATCAGCGCCGCAAGACGTGTCTTATCAATCCCCTATTGTGCCTTATATCTTGGGCGATAATGCCAAAACCATCACTAAAGCAGCGCAGTTACAGGCAGCTGGGTTTTATGCTCTACCCATCAGACCGCCTACCGTTCCTGCCAATACCGCGCGCATTCGCTTGGTGATGAATGCCAAAATTACCACAGAAGACTGTGCGCGTTTGATTGAATACTTATAA